Proteins encoded by one window of Candidatus Mesenet endosymbiont of Phosphuga atrata:
- a CDS encoding ankyrin repeat domain-containing protein — MPIQGTEESNIVDQLQVVYRLDDELETSSESSDSGIDSPKFNDAQEPDDCESTLPNDTHNLHSRIERIFQVFDVIQYCGNIDKLPCILALLSSSIKRAPNINYDDLIYKEAFDFFIKQGINVNSQNEYGLTPLHLAIEIGDIEAVRYLLAREGINPFIQNNNGKTPFDYAEGKTEILQMLIEAEYKYGSGKIKFFHLTVQLNQIEIVRYLIKEQKYLLDLKDLHHSLHIAAMEGYADMVKYLIARGADVNYVSPLEYTALILATIYIGNNEENRLKTIKLLVENGADVNFISQDEGVLFQESALHFAVERFIKNNNEDSLDIVSYLLSLPKLNVNICDDRNETVLHYVVKSKLDVNSQLKILGTLLTRKDIDLLVADNKGKIPLDYAQKPILDVLCKYIKIKNNYETANNSNSASYCLATLMIATSFMLIVGSSILLNDAIAMQDDYAHYMCASFIVIAAVGMLSGVNILTRNYIEKKGIKENFEYQIEKLIKNSDNISNALAQPKIENIPDMNSNYR; from the coding sequence ATGCCAATACAGGGAACAGAAGAAAGTAATATCGTTGACCAACTGCAAGTTGTTTATAGATTGGATGATGAACTAGAAACTAGTAGTGAATCGTCAGATTCTGGTATTGATTCTCCCAAATTTAATGATGCTCAGGAACCAGATGATTGTGAGAGTACTTTACCTAATGATACTCATAACCTACACAGCAGAATAGAAAGGATTTTTCAGGTATTTGATGTAATACAATATTGTGGTAATATAGATAAATTACCATGCATACTTGCTTTACTCTCTTCCTCTATTAAGAGGGCTCCCAATATAAACTATGATGATCTAATTTACAAAGAAGCTTTTGATTTCTTTATAAAGCAGGGTATTAATGTTAACTCACAAAATGAATATGGGCTTACACCACTTCATTTAGCAATAGAAATTGGTGACATTGAAGCAGTAAGATATTTACTTGCTAGAGAAGGCATAAACCCGTTTATCCAAAACAATAATGGTAAAACGCCATTTGACTACGCTGAAGGAAAAACAGAAATATTGCAAATGCTGATTGAAGCTGAGTATAAATATGGTAGTGGCAAAATTAAGTTTTTTCACCTTACTGTACAACTTAATCAAATTGAAATAGTAAGATATTTAATAAAAGAGCAAAAATATCTTCTTGACCTAAAGGATTTACATCACTCACTACACATTGCAGCAATGGAAGGCTATGCTGATATGGTAAAATATCTGATTGCAAGAGGTGCTGATGTAAATTATGTTTCTCCACTTGAATACACAGCACTAATTCTTGCTACAATCTATATTGGTAATAATGAAGAAAACCGTTTAAAGACGATAAAGTTATTAGTTGAAAATGGAGCAGACGTTAATTTCATCTCTCAAGATGAAGGAGTTTTATTTCAAGAATCAGCATTGCATTTTGCTGTAGAACGCTTTATTAAAAACAACAATGAAGATTCATTAGATATCGTTTCGTATCTGTTATCCTTACCTAAGCTAAATGTTAACATTTGTGATGATCGCAATGAAACAGTACTGCATTATGTAGTAAAAAGTAAACTAGATGTAAATAGTCAATTAAAAATTTTAGGTACTTTGTTGACAAGAAAAGATATTGACCTTTTAGTTGCAGATAATAAGGGCAAAATTCCTCTTGATTACGCTCAAAAACCAATTTTGGATGTTTTATGTAAATATATAAAAATTAAAAACAATTATGAAACTGCCAATAATAGCAATTCAGCTTCGTACTGTTTAGCTACACTAATGATAGCAACTAGTTTTATGTTGATTGTAGGGAGTAGCATCTTATTAAACGACGCAATAGCAATGCAAGATGATTATGCGCATTATATGTGTGCTAGCTTTATTGTAATAGCAGCAGTTGGTATGTTGAGTGGTGTTAATATCTTAACACGTAATTATATCGAAAAAAAAGGAATAAAGGAAAATTTTGAATATCAGATAGAAAAATTGATCAAAAATAGTGACAATATCAGTAATGCATTAGCTCAACCAAAAATAGAAAATATACCAGATATGAACTCTAACTATAGATGA
- the fumC gene encoding class II fumarate hydratase yields MSDTRIESDSLGEIAVPSNHYWGAQTQRSLENFKIGSEKMPISLIKALAIVKLAAARINIRYGDIASDVGSAICQAAQEIIDGRFDEEFPLVIWQTGSGTQTNMNINEVIANRAIEIMGGIIGSKSPVHPNDHVNYGQSSNDTFPTAMHIAAAKQVNDPLISNMQELHKTLDLKSQEFEQIVKVGRTHLQDATPLTLGQEFSGYAAQIQKGIERVKAALTNIYELAQGGTAVGTGLNTKKNFALDFAKEVAEITNLPFVTAKNKFEALAANDALVELSGALNTAAVSIMKIANDIRLLASGPRCGIGEIILPTNEPGSSIMPGKVNPTQCEAITMVCAQVMGNHTTVTIGGSNGHFELNVFKPVIIYNVLQSIQLLADASINFSNKCIVGIQANKKRISDLLNQSLMLVTALNTHIGYDNAAKIAKYAYDKNITLKEAAVELELLDEQKFDEIIKPENMISPK; encoded by the coding sequence ATGAGTGATACTAGAATAGAATCTGATAGCTTAGGAGAAATAGCTGTTCCAAGTAATCATTACTGGGGGGCACAAACCCAGCGCTCTTTGGAAAATTTCAAGATTGGCTCAGAAAAAATGCCAATTTCTTTGATTAAAGCTTTAGCAATAGTGAAACTAGCTGCAGCGCGTATTAATATAAGATATGGAGATATTGCAAGTGATGTAGGCAGTGCTATTTGTCAAGCAGCGCAAGAAATAATAGATGGCAGGTTTGATGAAGAATTTCCACTTGTTATTTGGCAAACTGGTTCTGGTACTCAGACCAATATGAATATCAATGAGGTCATAGCTAATCGCGCAATAGAGATAATGGGGGGGATCATTGGAAGTAAATCTCCAGTGCATCCAAATGATCATGTTAATTACGGGCAATCTTCAAACGATACCTTTCCAACAGCAATGCATATAGCTGCAGCTAAGCAGGTAAATGATCCGCTTATTTCTAACATGCAAGAATTACATAAAACATTAGATTTAAAATCACAGGAGTTCGAGCAAATTGTCAAAGTTGGACGCACTCATTTGCAAGATGCAACTCCACTTACTTTGGGACAAGAATTTTCTGGTTATGCAGCTCAAATTCAAAAGGGTATCGAGAGAGTAAAAGCTGCTTTAACAAACATATATGAGCTTGCACAGGGGGGCACTGCAGTTGGTACGGGTCTTAATACTAAGAAAAACTTTGCTTTAGATTTTGCAAAGGAAGTAGCAGAAATAACGAATCTACCTTTTGTAACAGCAAAAAATAAATTTGAAGCACTAGCAGCGAATGATGCATTAGTTGAACTGAGTGGAGCATTAAATACAGCTGCAGTAAGTATCATGAAAATTGCAAATGATATAAGACTTTTAGCATCAGGACCAAGATGCGGTATTGGAGAAATAATATTACCGACTAACGAACCAGGATCCTCAATCATGCCAGGAAAGGTAAATCCAACTCAATGTGAAGCAATCACTATGGTATGCGCTCAAGTAATGGGAAATCATACAACCGTTACAATCGGTGGTAGTAATGGTCATTTTGAGCTAAATGTTTTTAAACCAGTAATTATATATAATGTACTGCAGTCAATTCAACTCTTAGCTGATGCTAGTATTAATTTCAGTAATAAATGCATCGTTGGAATTCAGGCTAACAAAAAAAGAATATCAGATTTATTAAATCAATCTTTAATGCTAGTTACCGCTTTAAATACTCATATAGGTTATGACAATGCAGCAAAAATAGCAAAATATGCCTATGATAAGAACATCACTCTCAAAGAAGCTGCTGTAGAGCTCGAGTTGCTTGATGAGCAAAAATTTGATGAGATCATAAAGCCAGAAAATATGATTAGCCCTAAATAA
- a CDS encoding CvpA family protein, protein MFDVIVIFVIILCIFVAFMRGGLKELFGLVGMFLSVILTINHFDFFKMNYMNTKYIESELVANILSTISICAIITIAIIIVNNWIMYVLNPIRLGVTDRLSGIFVGVLKGIIFSSIIFFAIEVYCFTFYTKSENEGSSAEDVLPGWLTDSHFYPMFHVIENSLNTYVPQSIHSKIEKLGSNLKDAVDKKLQEKEK, encoded by the coding sequence ATGTTTGATGTCATAGTTATTTTTGTAATTATTCTTTGTATTTTTGTTGCTTTCATGAGAGGAGGGCTAAAAGAGCTATTTGGACTGGTAGGAATGTTTTTATCAGTAATACTGACAATAAATCACTTTGATTTCTTTAAAATGAACTATATGAATACAAAATATATAGAATCAGAATTAGTAGCAAATATTCTTTCTACAATTTCTATTTGTGCCATTATTACTATAGCCATTATAATAGTAAATAATTGGATTATGTATGTGCTAAATCCCATAAGGCTTGGCGTTACAGATAGATTAAGTGGTATATTTGTTGGTGTTTTAAAAGGTATTATATTTTCTTCTATTATATTTTTTGCGATAGAGGTTTATTGTTTTACTTTCTATACTAAGAGCGAAAATGAGGGCAGTAGTGCAGAAGACGTTCTACCAGGTTGGCTGACTGATTCGCATTTTTATCCTATGTTTCACGTAATTGAAAATAGTTTAAATACATATGTACCACAATCGATACATTCTAAGATAGAAAAGCTTGGTTCTAATTTAAAGGATGCTGTGGATAAAAAATTACAAGAGAAAGAAAAGTAG
- a CDS encoding TRAP transporter permease: MIRAIIDNIALIWSIFQILIASPVLIWLSAHLGFVAVLLNDFQLRLIHLSFALFLTFLSSSEPYSQHNKISVINWTLALISSFLVLYLFIFYEELAVRVAMPTNIDLIISIAGILLLLEAARRTVGMPIVIISSIFLLYSYFGQYMPIIVAHKGNSLSAIASHEWLSSEGVFGVALATSANFIFLYVLFGALLEKAGGGEFFIKLSFALLARFTGGPAKAAVVASGLMGMISGSSMANTITIGTFTIPLMKKMGLSAEKAAAIEVSAGVNAQIMPPVMGAAAFLISEFLSIPYALIVKYAIVPAILIYITLLYIVHLEACKLNANIGDDMNKKTNFNYYTLLTSLISICCFIIFCGVIYFVIQGIYHFLGATGYSIYPISLLVISIYVLTLWYQSQYEKSDSNSLRQTLISGLHYFIPVSILIWCLTIEKMSSALSCYWTIIFLIFMLLTKDIITSFFRKEKVNIASKLKSNLNNLREAMVIGAKNMIPVAIATGTAGVLVGSVSLTGFGLSIGNLIENLANGSLLITLILTAIICIILGMGMPTTACYIVVSTLMIPILNHIIQLNEFDIAQIALHLFVFYFGLMADVTPPVGLASYAAAAIAQANAFKVGIQAFLYNIRTMLVPFAFVFNNELILYKIKSVPHSICTIITSLIGLIAISSGMQGYFIRVSKFYESVLLFMVGFILLFPRAIVAFVPVHTGYAYALCGIILLSVIFLQNRFKGTSKCLMS, translated from the coding sequence GTGATAAGAGCTATAATAGATAATATAGCTCTGATTTGGTCAATATTTCAGATACTTATTGCTTCTCCTGTTCTTATCTGGCTTTCAGCACATTTGGGTTTTGTGGCAGTATTATTAAACGACTTTCAGCTTCGCTTAATACATTTAAGCTTTGCGTTATTTTTAACTTTTCTCTCTTCTTCAGAACCTTATAGCCAACATAATAAGATTTCTGTAATCAATTGGACATTAGCATTAATCTCGTCTTTTCTAGTGCTTTATCTATTTATATTCTACGAAGAATTGGCAGTTAGAGTTGCAATGCCAACTAATATTGATCTAATTATTTCAATAGCTGGAATTTTACTTCTGCTTGAAGCTGCAAGAAGAACTGTTGGCATGCCTATTGTCATTATCAGCTCTATTTTTTTACTGTATTCATATTTTGGGCAGTATATGCCTATAATTGTAGCACACAAAGGCAATTCTCTCAGTGCAATTGCTTCGCATGAATGGTTATCATCAGAAGGGGTATTTGGAGTTGCTTTAGCTACTTCAGCAAATTTTATCTTTCTTTATGTATTATTTGGTGCATTACTTGAAAAAGCTGGAGGCGGAGAATTTTTTATAAAATTATCTTTTGCTTTGCTTGCAAGATTTACTGGTGGTCCAGCAAAAGCTGCTGTAGTTGCTTCTGGTCTTATGGGTATGATTTCTGGCTCTTCTATGGCAAATACTATCACTATAGGAACTTTTACTATCCCCCTTATGAAAAAAATGGGTTTGAGTGCAGAAAAGGCAGCTGCAATTGAAGTATCGGCTGGAGTAAACGCGCAAATTATGCCTCCGGTAATGGGAGCAGCAGCCTTTTTAATATCAGAGTTTCTATCAATACCATATGCTTTAATTGTCAAATATGCCATAGTCCCAGCCATTTTAATCTATATAACGTTACTATATATTGTACACCTTGAGGCTTGCAAATTAAACGCCAATATAGGCGATGACATGAATAAGAAAACTAATTTCAATTATTACACTCTACTTACATCTTTAATATCAATTTGCTGTTTTATTATTTTTTGCGGAGTAATTTATTTTGTAATACAAGGCATTTATCATTTTCTTGGAGCTACAGGTTACAGTATTTACCCTATCTCTCTTTTAGTTATATCTATTTACGTACTAACATTATGGTATCAGTCTCAGTATGAAAAAAGTGATAGTAATTCATTAAGACAAACACTCATATCTGGATTACATTATTTTATTCCTGTATCTATCCTAATTTGGTGTTTAACAATAGAGAAAATGTCGTCTGCTTTATCATGCTATTGGACTATAATATTTCTTATATTTATGTTGCTGACAAAGGATATAATTACATCCTTTTTTAGAAAGGAAAAAGTAAATATAGCGAGTAAGCTAAAAAGTAATTTAAATAACTTACGTGAGGCTATGGTTATTGGTGCAAAAAATATGATACCAGTTGCAATTGCAACTGGTACTGCAGGTGTTTTGGTTGGTTCAGTATCACTTACAGGCTTTGGGTTATCAATTGGCAATCTAATAGAAAATCTAGCAAATGGAAGTTTACTTATAACGCTTATTTTAACAGCAATAATATGCATTATTTTAGGAATGGGGATGCCAACTACTGCTTGCTATATAGTTGTTTCAACTCTCATGATTCCTATTTTAAATCATATTATACAGTTAAATGAATTTGATATTGCTCAAATAGCGCTACATTTATTTGTATTTTATTTTGGTCTAATGGCAGATGTTACCCCTCCAGTTGGTTTAGCCTCTTATGCTGCAGCTGCAATAGCACAGGCTAATGCATTTAAAGTTGGTATCCAAGCTTTTCTTTATAATATCAGAACAATGCTAGTACCATTTGCGTTTGTTTTTAATAATGAATTAATTTTGTATAAAATAAAAAGTGTGCCACACTCTATATGTACTATAATTACATCCCTAATTGGTTTAATTGCAATATCTTCTGGTATGCAAGGGTATTTTATTAGGGTAAGTAAATTTTACGAATCGGTTTTACTTTTTATGGTAGGTTTTATTTTACTTTTTCCTAGAGCAATTGTTGCTTTTGTTCCTGTACATACTGGTTACGCGTATGCATTATGTGGAATTATTTTGCTGAGCGTAATTTTTTTGCAAAATAGATTTAAAGGTACAAGTAAATGTTTGATGTCATAG
- the ppa gene encoding inorganic diphosphatase has protein sequence MDISKITAGENPPKVVNAIIEIGANSYPIKYEFDKEIGLLQVDRFLSTAMHYPCNYGFIPKTHAEDGDPVDILILTQFPLIPKAIISVRPIGVLSMSDEAGVDAKILSVPTSKVDPYYDNIGNYSDLPKSLLDKIAHFFSHYKQLEKNKEVKVEGWHSIEKAHKIIEFCKIMLVLVPLLSF, from the coding sequence ATAGATATAAGTAAGATTACTGCTGGTGAAAATCCTCCTAAAGTAGTTAATGCGATTATTGAGATTGGTGCAAATTCATATCCTATTAAGTATGAGTTTGATAAAGAAATAGGTCTATTGCAGGTTGATAGATTTTTATCAACAGCTATGCATTACCCGTGCAATTACGGCTTTATTCCCAAAACTCATGCTGAAGATGGTGATCCAGTAGATATTTTAATTTTAACACAATTTCCTTTAATACCAAAAGCTATAATATCTGTTCGTCCAATAGGGGTGCTTTCTATGTCTGATGAAGCAGGAGTTGATGCAAAAATATTATCCGTACCTACTTCTAAGGTTGACCCTTATTACGATAACATAGGTAATTATTCTGACTTACCTAAATCTTTACTGGATAAAATTGCTCACTTTTTCTCTCATTATAAGCAATTGGAAAAAAATAAAGAGGTTAAAGTAGAAGGATGGCATAGTATAGAAAAAGCACATAAAATTATTGAATTTTGTAAAATAATGTTAGTTTTAGTGCCTCTGTTAAGCTTTTAA
- a CDS encoding ankyrin repeat domain-containing protein: MLRHKHFHQHYVTALLEKIVYGINSNHYLGLLLYYINFLIRREYTEETFKVLQKVIVKNNFLLQRRDSGYGSDFESYSSDSEEILYENYEKVNQYDANDTGLYEEIVKRITKTLINAGINIGTYKYERVETPLHWATRENNINLINFFIELGVDIEIQNKSGATALHMAAINDNFNIITELTKQKSNQELKALIEQGLSKELLKQRLKTNIKDNKGNTPLFFAVSCENYEIVKSLLAAGADPNVFCPLGDDFYIKTPELQNITCTPLHLAALIGNFGLINLLIEYGADINAVCKNKKYSCLHMAVLGVTCYYDEGISEEKEEEYLTVVESLISQFSNHINNQDHEYNSPLHRAVSTRHEETIRILLDHGASTLVFRRGGYTAFHDAVSIGSLALVKLLLESSDEREKVINAVYRPVEENGDDICFQFSPLHMAINTYIDFLKRKEDSLESFNIIKYLLSYSTLDHNIQDLQGKTPLHYAVEDIKEDQSALILINELLTANDINPFIRDCLGKTPIDYAKEGNRSKILQAFIDHQYGSDKDNLLHLAVSNGDSEAVDYLIKKGIDANLRNTSYHTPLHLASGNGYVDVIKILVTEGKANLNVFDARNHSPIHFAINNKQLNVVKLLFELGADINIVSTGKNSTRLSPLHVAVSSSNDDKKNPCFGIVEYLINISHCKINSQDYQSQTPLHYAIDEHKLNIVAVLLTKKDINPFSKDAENKTPIDYYIEQKKYNHPILDQYAEIQEERNAKIRSYQVKKYFVYTLTLCAINSAFAGIYTSLGNIALDISLVLIINIAALACCLIINKCVERAIEEKFKNKASDLFNGYIQAEEQLNHVIENCSDLPIPSKLDCINKQSFSQREIL; encoded by the coding sequence ATGTTAAGACATAAGCATTTTCATCAACATTATGTTACTGCATTATTAGAAAAAATAGTATACGGCATAAACAGTAATCATTATCTAGGTTTGTTGCTGTATTATATTAATTTTTTAATTAGAAGAGAATACACTGAGGAAACCTTTAAAGTACTGCAAAAGGTAATTGTTAAAAACAATTTTTTACTACAAAGAAGAGATTCTGGGTATGGATCGGATTTTGAAAGCTACTCATCAGACTCTGAAGAAATTCTATATGAAAATTATGAAAAAGTTAATCAATATGATGCTAATGATACGGGATTATATGAAGAGATAGTAAAAAGAATAACTAAAACGCTAATTAATGCTGGAATTAATATAGGAACATATAAATATGAAAGGGTAGAAACGCCACTGCATTGGGCTACAAGGGAAAATAATATTAATCTTATAAACTTCTTTATAGAGTTGGGAGTTGATATTGAAATTCAAAATAAAAGCGGGGCAACAGCATTACACATGGCAGCTATAAATGATAATTTTAATATTATTACAGAGCTGACTAAACAAAAATCAAATCAAGAATTGAAGGCATTAATTGAACAAGGATTAAGTAAAGAACTGCTTAAACAAAGATTAAAAACTAACATAAAGGACAATAAAGGTAATACACCACTATTTTTTGCTGTATCTTGTGAAAATTACGAGATAGTAAAATCTTTGCTTGCTGCCGGTGCAGATCCAAATGTCTTTTGCCCACTGGGTGATGACTTTTATATAAAAACTCCTGAACTACAAAATATAACATGCACGCCACTTCACCTTGCAGCACTTATAGGCAATTTTGGCTTAATTAACTTACTCATAGAGTATGGAGCAGATATTAATGCTGTATGCAAAAATAAAAAGTACTCTTGCCTTCATATGGCTGTTTTAGGTGTTACATGTTATTATGATGAAGGAATTAGTGAAGAAAAAGAGGAAGAATACTTAACAGTAGTTGAGTCTCTAATATCACAGTTCTCTAATCATATTAATAACCAAGATCATGAATATAATTCACCATTACATCGGGCAGTTAGCACACGACATGAAGAGACTATAAGAATTTTACTTGATCATGGAGCTTCAACACTAGTTTTTAGAAGAGGAGGATATACTGCCTTTCATGATGCCGTAAGTATAGGAAGCTTAGCTTTAGTAAAACTGCTATTGGAAAGTAGTGATGAAAGAGAAAAAGTAATTAATGCTGTTTATAGACCTGTTGAGGAAAATGGAGATGATATTTGTTTTCAATTCTCCCCTCTACACATGGCTATTAATACTTATATTGACTTCTTAAAGAGAAAAGAAGATTCACTAGAGTCATTTAATATAATAAAATACTTGTTGTCCTATTCTACCCTTGATCACAACATTCAAGACCTTCAAGGAAAAACCCCTCTACACTATGCAGTAGAAGATATTAAAGAAGATCAGTCAGCTTTAATTCTAATAAATGAACTCCTTACTGCAAATGATATCAATCCATTCATCAGAGATTGCCTTGGCAAAACCCCCATTGATTATGCTAAAGAGGGTAATAGGAGCAAGATATTACAAGCTTTCATTGATCACCAATATGGATCTGATAAGGATAATCTGCTTCATTTGGCTGTAAGTAATGGTGATAGTGAAGCAGTTGATTATTTAATTAAAAAAGGTATTGATGCTAACCTGCGTAATACTTCATATCATACGCCACTGCACTTAGCATCAGGAAATGGATATGTAGATGTAATAAAAATTTTAGTAACAGAGGGAAAAGCAAATCTTAATGTTTTTGATGCAAGAAATCACTCACCTATTCACTTTGCAATAAATAATAAGCAGTTGAATGTTGTGAAATTGTTGTTTGAACTGGGAGCAGATATTAATATAGTTAGTACTGGAAAGAATTCTACTCGATTATCGCCACTTCATGTTGCTGTAAGTAGTAGCAATGATGATAAGAAGAATCCATGTTTCGGTATAGTTGAATATTTAATTAATATCTCGCATTGCAAGATTAATTCACAAGATTATCAAAGTCAAACACCTCTGCACTATGCTATAGATGAACATAAGCTAAACATAGTTGCAGTTCTCTTAACAAAAAAGGACATCAATCCATTTAGCAAAGATGCTGAGAACAAGACCCCGATTGATTATTACATAGAGCAAAAAAAATATAATCATCCTATTTTAGATCAATATGCAGAAATACAAGAAGAAAGAAATGCAAAAATTAGAAGCTATCAGGTAAAGAAGTACTTTGTATACACATTGACTTTATGTGCAATAAATTCTGCTTTTGCTGGAATATATACAAGCCTGGGGAATATAGCTTTAGACATAAGTTTAGTACTCATAATTAACATTGCTGCACTGGCTTGTTGCTTGATTATCAATAAGTGCGTAGAAAGGGCAATTGAAGAGAAGTTTAAAAATAAAGCTTCAGATCTTTTTAATGGTTATATTCAAGCTGAAGAACAATTAAACCATGTAATAGAAAATTGTAGTGATCTACCAATACCTAGCAAACTAGATTGTATTAATAAACAAAGTTTTTCTCAAAGGGAAATTTTGTAG
- the cutA gene encoding divalent-cation tolerance protein CutA — protein sequence MDSLTLIYITIGSYEGAKKIVEELLKEKLVACANIFRNVTSMYLWQGEVYSKDEVIVIVKSLSTLAHDVIAKIKSIHPYEIPGIIAIPTDKVDNDFYTWVCECIN from the coding sequence ATGGATAGTTTAACATTAATTTATATAACTATCGGTAGTTATGAAGGTGCAAAGAAGATTGTTGAAGAGTTACTTAAAGAAAAATTAGTTGCATGTGCAAATATTTTTCGCAATGTTACATCAATGTATCTATGGCAAGGAGAGGTTTATAGTAAAGATGAAGTTATAGTAATAGTGAAGAGTTTAAGTACTTTAGCTCATGATGTAATTGCAAAAATTAAAAGTATTCATCCTTATGAAATTCCTGGTATCATTGCAATACCTACAGATAAAGTTGATAATGATTTCTATACATGGGTTTGTGAGTGCATAAATTGA
- a CDS encoding zinc-finger domain-containing protein: MYQLKVKHKKICCDGTNEIGIDEGLGHPLIYLDMGNEDSITCPYCSKVFTYSCVEDGVLN; this comes from the coding sequence ATGTATCAACTAAAGGTAAAACATAAAAAAATCTGTTGTGACGGTACTAACGAAATAGGAATAGATGAAGGTTTAGGCCATCCTCTTATTTATTTAGATATGGGGAATGAAGACAGCATAACTTGCCCTTATTGTAGCAAAGTTTTTACTTATAGCTGTGTAGAAGATGGTGTTTTAAATTAA
- the ndhC gene encoding NADH-quinone oxidoreductase subunit A, producing the protein MISDYFTIMVFLGVVVLVSVLLATLPMFFAAYKPDSEKLSSYECGFNQLSSARKTFDVRFYLVTILFIIFDLEIAFLFPWAVSLAKIGSVGFWSMVIFLLILTVGFIYEWNKGALEWE; encoded by the coding sequence ATGATAAGTGATTATTTTACAATAATGGTTTTTCTAGGGGTAGTTGTACTCGTATCTGTACTTTTAGCTACCTTACCTATGTTTTTTGCAGCATACAAACCTGATAGTGAAAAATTATCTTCTTATGAATGCGGATTCAATCAATTATCAAGTGCAAGAAAGACATTTGATGTAAGGTTTTATCTAGTTACGATATTGTTTATAATATTTGACTTAGAAATTGCTTTTTTATTCCCATGGGCCGTATCTCTTGCTAAAATAGGGAGCGTAGGTTTTTGGTCTATGGTAATATTTTTATTAATACTTACTGTCGGTTTTATATATGAATGGAATAAGGGCGCCTTGGAATGGGAGTAA
- a CDS encoding NADH-quinone oxidoreductase subunit B family protein, translating to MNGIRAPWNGSNTTPDGIWDDYNNKGFIVTKFGNLVDYITNWARSGSLWPMTFGLACCAVEMMHTASSRYDFDRYGIMFRASPRQADVMIVAGTLTNKMAPALRKVYDQMPEPRYVVSMGSCANGGGYYHYSYSVVRGCDRIVPVDIYVPGCPPTAEALLYGMLCLQRKINRSKIIIKR from the coding sequence ATGAATGGAATAAGGGCGCCTTGGAATGGGAGTAACACTACACCTGACGGTATTTGGGACGATTATAATAATAAAGGATTTATAGTTACCAAATTTGGTAATTTAGTTGATTATATTACAAATTGGGCAAGATCTGGTTCATTATGGCCTATGACCTTTGGCCTTGCATGTTGTGCAGTTGAAATGATGCATACTGCGAGCAGTCGATATGACTTTGATAGATATGGGATAATGTTTCGTGCAAGCCCAAGGCAAGCTGATGTTATGATTGTTGCTGGTACACTCACTAATAAGATGGCTCCAGCATTGCGTAAAGTATATGATCAAATGCCTGAGCCACGTTATGTTGTATCTATGGGTAGCTGTGCTAACGGTGGTGGTTACTATCATTATTCTTATTCGGTAGTACGAGGTTGTGACCGTATTGTTCCTGTTGATATATATGTTCCTGGATGCCCGCCAACTGCTGAAGCTCTTCTCTACGGCATGCTATGTCTGCAACGCAAAATTAACCGTAGTAAAATAATAATCAAACGGTGA